A stretch of Microtus pennsylvanicus isolate mMicPen1 chromosome 5, mMicPen1.hap1, whole genome shotgun sequence DNA encodes these proteins:
- the Gde1 gene encoding glycerophosphodiester phosphodiesterase 1 isoform X1 yields the protein MWLWEDQGGLLGPFSFVLVLLLVVTRSPFNACVLTGSLYILLRLVSFEPVPSRRALQVLKPRGHVSVIAHRGGSHDAPENTLAAIRQAAKNGATGVELDIEFTSDGVPVLMHDNTVDRTTDGSGRLCDLTFEQVRKLNPAANHRLRNEFPDEKIPTLKEAVTECLNHNLTIFFDVKGHADMASAALKNIYMEFPQLYNNSMVCSFLPEVIYKMRQMDQKVVTALTHRPWSLSHTGDGKPRYSAFWKQSIFVVLDILLDWSMHNVLWYLCGISAFLMQKDFVSPDYLKKWSAKGIQVVSWTVNTFDEKKYYESHLGSSYITDSMLEDCTPHF from the exons ATGTGGCTGTGGGAGGACCAGGGAGGCCTCCTGGGCCCTTTCTCCTTcgtgctggtgctgctgctggtggtgacgCGCAGCCCCTTCAACGCCTGCGTGCTCACCGGCAGCCTCTACATCCTGCTGCGGCTCGTCAGCTTCGAGCCGGTGCCGTCCCGCCGGGCCCTGCAGGTGCTCAAGCCCCGTGGCCACGTGTCCGTCATCGCCCACCGCGGTGGCAGCCATGACGCGCCCGAGAACACGCTGGCGGCCATCCGACAG GCAGCTAAGAATGGAGCAACAGGTGTGGAGCTGGACATCGAGTTTACTTCTGACGGAGTTCCTGTCTTGATGCACGATAACACGGTAGATAGGACAACAGACGGGTCTGGCCGACTATGTGATCTGACATTTGAACAAGTTAGAAAACTTAACCCTGCAGCAAATCACAGACTCAG AAATGAGTTCCCTGACGAAAAGATCCCTACCCTGAAGGAAGCCGTTACAGAGTGCCTCAACCACAACCTCACAATCTTCTTTGATGTCAAAGGCCATGCAGATATG GCTTCTGCTGCTCTAAAGAATATCTACATGGAATTTCCACAGCTGTACAATAACAGTATGGTCTGCTCATTCTTGCCGGAAGTCATCTATAAG ATGAGACAAATGGATCAGAAAGTCGTAACAGCCCTAACTCACAGGCCTTGGAGCCTGAGCCATACTGGAGATGGGAAGCCTCGCTACAGTGCCTTTTGGAAGCAGTCCATATTTGTGGTGTTGGACATCTTGCTGGACTGGAGCATGCACAATGTCTTGTGGTACCTTTGTGGAATTTCAGCCTTCCTCATGCAGAAGGATTTTGTCTCCCC GGACTATTTGAAGAAGTGGTCGGCTAAAGGAATCCAGGTTGTTAGTTGGACGGTCAACACCTTTGATGAAAAGAAGTACTACGAGTCCCATCTTGGGTCCAGCTACATCACTGACAGCATGCTAGAAGACTGTACACCTCACTTCTAG
- the Gde1 gene encoding glycerophosphodiester phosphodiesterase 1 isoform X2 codes for MHDNTVDRTTDGSGRLCDLTFEQVRKLNPAANHRLRNEFPDEKIPTLKEAVTECLNHNLTIFFDVKGHADMASAALKNIYMEFPQLYNNSMVCSFLPEVIYKMRQMDQKVVTALTHRPWSLSHTGDGKPRYSAFWKQSIFVVLDILLDWSMHNVLWYLCGISAFLMQKDFVSPDYLKKWSAKGIQVVSWTVNTFDEKKYYESHLGSSYITDSMLEDCTPHF; via the exons ATGCACGATAACACGGTAGATAGGACAACAGACGGGTCTGGCCGACTATGTGATCTGACATTTGAACAAGTTAGAAAACTTAACCCTGCAGCAAATCACAGACTCAG AAATGAGTTCCCTGACGAAAAGATCCCTACCCTGAAGGAAGCCGTTACAGAGTGCCTCAACCACAACCTCACAATCTTCTTTGATGTCAAAGGCCATGCAGATATG GCTTCTGCTGCTCTAAAGAATATCTACATGGAATTTCCACAGCTGTACAATAACAGTATGGTCTGCTCATTCTTGCCGGAAGTCATCTATAAG ATGAGACAAATGGATCAGAAAGTCGTAACAGCCCTAACTCACAGGCCTTGGAGCCTGAGCCATACTGGAGATGGGAAGCCTCGCTACAGTGCCTTTTGGAAGCAGTCCATATTTGTGGTGTTGGACATCTTGCTGGACTGGAGCATGCACAATGTCTTGTGGTACCTTTGTGGAATTTCAGCCTTCCTCATGCAGAAGGATTTTGTCTCCCC GGACTATTTGAAGAAGTGGTCGGCTAAAGGAATCCAGGTTGTTAGTTGGACGGTCAACACCTTTGATGAAAAGAAGTACTACGAGTCCCATCTTGGGTCCAGCTACATCACTGACAGCATGCTAGAAGACTGTACACCTCACTTCTAG